One window of Chloroflexus aggregans DSM 9485 genomic DNA carries:
- a CDS encoding aminotransferase-like domain-containing protein, producing the protein MLPDIQFFQRPGMIEFGWGHLAADLLPGDELLRAATHTLTHDAPAALTYGFAQGPGRLLHLLATRLSVSEDEIMITGGTSQVLDMLCKLLTKPGDVVLVEAPTYHLALRIFRDYGLRFVTVPSDLHGLHVTAVATLVKLLRSRGERIAFLYLVPTYNNPNGVTLRAERRAELARLATALELTVIEDEAYAELWYDAPHPPPITSFAPGGPLIRLGSFSKVLAPGLRIGWMQAPAAIVQRCTQTGMLDSGGGVNHFTAHVVLALLQAGEFEPHLLRLRAALRERRDTLLSALARTMPTGVTWRPPLGGFFVWLRTPPDVDTTALLVQAEAAGVSFIPGTRFYANGGGRNELRLAFSLLPAAELIEGARRLGRVVKQAIG; encoded by the coding sequence ATGCTACCGGACATCCAATTTTTTCAGCGACCGGGCATGATCGAATTCGGTTGGGGCCATTTAGCAGCCGATCTTCTGCCAGGCGATGAGCTGTTGCGGGCTGCAACGCATACGTTAACACACGATGCACCGGCAGCATTGACTTACGGCTTTGCACAAGGGCCGGGTCGGTTGTTACACCTACTCGCTACCCGGCTGTCTGTGTCAGAGGACGAGATAATGATTACCGGTGGCACCTCGCAAGTGCTCGATATGCTTTGTAAGTTATTGACAAAGCCGGGTGATGTCGTACTCGTTGAAGCGCCTACGTACCATTTGGCACTCCGGATCTTTCGTGATTACGGCTTACGCTTTGTCACGGTGCCGAGTGATCTGCATGGATTGCACGTCACGGCGGTAGCAACGTTAGTTAAGCTGCTACGCAGTCGGGGTGAACGGATTGCCTTTCTCTATCTCGTTCCTACCTACAATAATCCAAATGGAGTCACCTTACGTGCCGAGCGTCGGGCTGAATTAGCGCGATTGGCAACAGCCCTTGAGCTAACTGTGATCGAAGATGAAGCTTATGCCGAGTTGTGGTACGATGCGCCGCATCCACCACCGATTACCAGTTTTGCCCCCGGTGGTCCGCTCATCCGCTTGGGAAGTTTTTCTAAGGTATTAGCTCCCGGTCTGCGTATAGGATGGATGCAAGCGCCGGCTGCCATTGTGCAACGTTGTACGCAAACCGGTATGCTCGATAGCGGTGGTGGCGTTAATCATTTCACCGCTCATGTCGTGTTGGCTCTGTTACAGGCCGGTGAGTTTGAACCACACCTACTTCGTCTCCGCGCGGCATTGCGTGAGCGACGCGATACGTTGCTGTCGGCGTTAGCACGGACGATGCCGACAGGGGTGACGTGGCGTCCACCGCTCGGTGGTTTCTTTGTCTGGCTCCGTACTCCACCCGATGTCGATACTACGGCTTTGCTCGTCCAAGCCGAAGCTGCCGGTGTCTCGTTTATTCCCGGTACGCGATTCTACGCCAATGGCGGTGGTCGAAATGAGTTGCGCCTGGCGTTCTCGCTCTTACCCGCGGCTGAACTGATCGAAGGCGCGCGCCGATTGGGTCGGGTGGTAAAGCAGGCGATTGGGTAG
- a CDS encoding RluA family pseudouridine synthase, protein MSSAIISLIVTEPEAGLSLGAIVANRFGERGRQAAIRGGLWQHGRRVSADTPARAGETLLVRLPPVGGYRDAPLTLNHIIYEDDDLLVINKPPACYTGDTPWDTQGSVLAVARRLLTERDGLVPTLHLAHQLDAGTSGILVISKHPRANAPLQAAFNHGQVDKRYLALCAGHPPTATELITGHGRAAAGRWRLYEQAEIGKVLPNGQRVKRAHTQIELRRQYGDVALVWAKPLTGRTHQIRLHLVALGCPLLGDERYGGPTTVAGMLIPHPLLHAAELALPHPRSGRLLNIFCPPPSIFTGVLKCFG, encoded by the coding sequence GTGTCGTCAGCGATTATCTCACTTATTGTAACTGAACCTGAGGCCGGCCTATCACTTGGCGCCATTGTCGCCAACCGGTTTGGTGAACGTGGTCGTCAGGCAGCCATCCGTGGTGGGTTGTGGCAACATGGGCGCCGCGTATCTGCCGACACCCCAGCACGTGCTGGGGAAACCCTCTTGGTGCGTTTACCGCCGGTCGGTGGCTACCGCGATGCTCCTCTCACCTTGAACCATATCATCTACGAAGACGATGATCTGCTCGTGATCAATAAACCACCTGCCTGTTACACCGGCGACACACCATGGGATACGCAAGGCAGTGTGTTGGCCGTGGCAAGGCGTCTGCTGACCGAGCGTGATGGTTTGGTACCTACGTTGCATCTCGCTCACCAACTTGATGCTGGTACCTCTGGTATATTGGTCATCAGTAAACACCCTCGCGCAAACGCACCTCTGCAAGCCGCTTTCAACCATGGGCAAGTAGACAAACGTTACCTTGCCCTCTGTGCCGGGCATCCACCGACTGCCACTGAGCTGATTACCGGTCATGGCCGTGCCGCTGCCGGGCGCTGGCGATTGTACGAGCAGGCTGAGATCGGAAAGGTGTTACCCAACGGTCAGCGGGTCAAGCGCGCTCATACCCAAATCGAGTTACGCCGTCAGTATGGCGACGTTGCTCTGGTATGGGCTAAGCCGCTTACCGGTCGCACCCACCAAATTCGTTTGCACCTCGTCGCCCTCGGCTGCCCATTGCTTGGCGATGAACGCTATGGTGGGCCGACAACGGTTGCCGGTATGCTAATACCGCATCCGCTTCTTCACGCCGCCGAA